Proteins from one Podospora pseudocomata strain CBS 415.72m chromosome 4, whole genome shotgun sequence genomic window:
- a CDS encoding hypothetical protein (EggNog:ENOG503P60V; COG:S), translating into MTITGDLSTRDFKDIERKGGPCVVTCYSDDDLTIKRMAQIFDALDNPLMGDPNCDLRPRETCVECMDCTARADLDYAMEAAVYEGFSAPGNEKFKHIVPTYHGSWTFALPTHQAGKPRWVRMVLMEHCEGEVMDKIMGKQVIPKDDDDDDDYREPNNKYTLDYGKLPPEADRLSIMKQIIETEIRMMWNVEISITPCNARLQTENIFVCNDGSVKLITFREAKVYRYLDETEDHPNQIYDGRWDLGVPAAEMRPMKSPIERYWSKCFLEPFGRWLPEAWEKNEELANEWLIDTFGS; encoded by the coding sequence ATGACCATCACCGGCGACCTGAGCACCCGCGACTTCAAGGATATCGAGCGTAAAGGAGGCCCCTGTGTAGTCACCTGCTACTCGGATGACGACCTAACAATCAAGCGCATGGCCCAAATATTCGACGCTTTGGATAACCCCTTGATGGGTGATCCAAACTGTGACCTCCGCCCCCGGGAAACCTGCGTCGAGTGTATGGATTGCACAGCGCGCGCAGATCTGGACTACGCGATGGAAGCAGCTGTTTATGAGGGTTTTTCTGCGCCTGGGAACGAGAAATTCAAGCACATCGTCCCGACGTACCATGGCAGTTGGACGTTTGCCCTGCCGACGCATCAGGCTGGCAAGCCTcggtgggtgaggatggtgctgATGGAGCATTGTGAAGGGGAAGTGATGGATAAAATCATGGGCAAACAAGTCATACccaaggacgacgacgacgacgacgactacAGGGAACCAAACAATAAATACACCCTCGACTACGGCAAACTTCCCCCCGAAGCAGACCGTCTCTCTATTATGAAACAAATCATCGAAACCGAAATCAGGATGATGTGGAACGTCGAAATTAGCATTACACCTTGCAATGCGAGGCTCCAGACGGAGAATATCTTTGTCTGCAACGACGGATCCGTCAAGTTAATCACTTTTAGAGAGGCAAAGGTGTACCGCTATCTTGACGAGACGGAGGATCACCCAAACCAGATCTATGATGGGCGGTGGGACTTAGGCGTGCCAGCGGCGGAGATGAGGCCGATGAAGTCTCCGATTGAGAGATACTGGTCTAAATGCTTCCTCGAACCTTTCGGTCGTTGGCTCCCAGAGGCCTGGGAAAAGAACGAGGAGTTGGCAAACGAGTGGTTGATTGATACGTTCGGCTCGTAG